Proteins from a single region of Nocardiopsis dassonvillei subsp. dassonvillei DSM 43111:
- a CDS encoding NADP-dependent oxidoreductase — MSVTSREVHLVARPVGEPEPTDFSLVETTVADPGPGQVLVRNDWMSVDPYMRGRMNDAKSYVPPFRLGEPMDGGAVGVVTASGSDDVPVGTTVLHSAGWREYALLPADSVRAVDASLAPAEAYLGVLGMIGLTAYAGLTEIAPVREGDVVFVSGAAGAVGSAAGQIARQLGASRVVGSAGGPEKKRRLLEDFGFDAAIDYREGRLEEQLAEAAPEGIDVYFDNVGGDHLRAAIAAMRNHGRIALCGAISQYNATKPEPGPDNLFLAVGKRLTLRGFIAGDHGHLMKEYAERASGWIVDGRLRSEQTVVDGIDNAVRAFLGMMRGANTGKMLVHLTP; from the coding sequence ATGTCCGTCACCAGCAGGGAGGTCCACCTGGTGGCCCGTCCCGTCGGCGAGCCCGAGCCCACCGACTTCTCCCTCGTGGAGACCACCGTCGCCGACCCCGGTCCCGGGCAGGTCCTGGTGCGCAACGACTGGATGTCCGTGGACCCGTACATGCGCGGCCGCATGAACGACGCCAAGTCCTACGTCCCCCCGTTCCGGCTCGGCGAGCCGATGGACGGCGGCGCCGTGGGCGTGGTCACCGCCTCCGGCAGCGACGACGTCCCCGTGGGCACCACCGTCCTGCACTCGGCCGGATGGCGCGAGTACGCGCTGCTGCCCGCGGATTCCGTGCGCGCGGTGGACGCCTCCCTGGCACCCGCCGAGGCCTACCTCGGCGTGCTGGGCATGATCGGCCTCACCGCCTACGCGGGCCTGACCGAGATCGCCCCGGTGCGCGAGGGCGACGTGGTGTTCGTCTCCGGCGCCGCGGGCGCGGTCGGCTCCGCCGCCGGCCAGATCGCCCGCCAGCTGGGCGCGTCCCGGGTGGTCGGGTCCGCGGGCGGCCCGGAGAAGAAGCGCCGCCTCCTGGAGGACTTCGGCTTCGACGCCGCCATCGACTACCGCGAGGGCCGCCTGGAGGAGCAGCTCGCCGAGGCCGCGCCCGAGGGGATCGACGTCTACTTCGACAACGTCGGCGGCGACCACCTGAGGGCCGCCATCGCCGCGATGCGCAACCACGGCCGGATCGCCCTGTGCGGCGCGATCTCCCAGTACAACGCCACCAAGCCCGAGCCCGGCCCCGACAACCTCTTCCTGGCCGTCGGCAAGCGCCTCACCCTGCGCGGGTTCATCGCCGGAGACCACGGCCACCTGATGAAGGAGTACGCCGAGCGCGCCTCCGGGTGGATCGTCGACGGCAGGCTGCGCAGCGAGCAGACCGTCGTCGACGGCATCGACAACGCCGTGCGGGCCTTCCTCGGCATGATGCGGGGCGCCAACACGGGCAAGATGCTGGTCCACCTCACACCCTGA
- a CDS encoding TIGR03619 family F420-dependent LLM class oxidoreductase yields the protein MSELTEPITGTPLQVVLPDESVRMSPRTLVELGVRAEELGVDAVWLPDHLLPPAPYGRTFGGVYEPLVALAHLAALTRRIRLGTSVLVAPMRDPFVLAKQVATLDALSGGRFVLGVGTGWSREEFEAVGSDFATRGARTDETLRLLRHLFEGEGPFEGRFHSYERGVFAPRPARRVPVMVGGTSDRALRRAAEWADVWQGVGLDTAGFVEARNRLRELTPRPVRAGTRIAWSGGEEEFERAVGLFRELTAAGADAVAVWFGDAEGFGERMERFAAALR from the coding sequence ATGAGCGAGTTGACCGAACCGATCACGGGAACGCCCCTCCAGGTGGTCCTGCCCGACGAGTCCGTGCGGATGTCACCGAGAACCCTCGTCGAACTGGGGGTTCGCGCCGAGGAGCTGGGCGTGGACGCGGTGTGGCTGCCCGACCACCTGCTGCCGCCCGCGCCGTACGGCCGCACCTTCGGCGGCGTGTACGAGCCGCTGGTGGCCCTGGCCCACCTGGCGGCCCTGACCCGGCGGATCCGACTGGGCACGTCGGTGCTGGTGGCGCCGATGCGCGACCCGTTCGTGCTGGCGAAGCAGGTGGCGACCCTGGACGCCCTGTCCGGGGGGCGCTTCGTCCTGGGTGTGGGGACCGGCTGGTCGCGCGAGGAGTTCGAGGCCGTGGGGTCGGACTTCGCCACGCGCGGCGCCCGGACCGACGAGACGCTGCGGCTGCTGCGGCACCTGTTCGAGGGCGAGGGGCCGTTCGAGGGGCGCTTCCACTCCTACGAACGCGGGGTGTTCGCGCCCCGTCCGGCGCGGCGCGTACCCGTGATGGTGGGCGGCACGTCCGACCGGGCGCTGCGGCGGGCCGCCGAGTGGGCCGACGTGTGGCAGGGCGTGGGACTGGACACGGCGGGGTTCGTGGAGGCCCGGAACCGGCTGCGGGAGCTGACCCCGCGGCCGGTGCGCGCGGGAACGCGGATCGCCTGGTCCGGTGGCGAGGAGGAGTTCGAACGCGCCGTCGGGCTGTTCCGGGAGCTGACGGCCGCCGGAGCGGACGCGGTGGCGGTGTGGTTCGGCGACGCGGAGGGCTTCGGCGAGAGGATGGAGCGGTTCGCGGCGGCACTGCGCTGA
- a CDS encoding BCCT family transporter, producing the protein MFQKLAQRLGLETNPAIFFVSAALTIVFVVSAIFFTDTVDAVFGTTSGWILTNLGWFYILGVTTFLIFLVWIAFSRFGRVRLGPPESTPDYSNSAWFAMLFAAGIGSILMFWGVAEPISHYAEPPRSDVGPQTIEAAEEAMGFTLYHFGLHTWTIFCLPGLAFAYFVYRKGLPFRVSSVFQPFLGDRINGPIGRTIDIVAVLGTLFGVAVTIGLGTLQMNSGLNTLFGLEESRVSQLILIAIVTTVAVISVATGLDVGIKWLSTINIYMAVGLLVFVFLAGSTLYLAKGVIETTGVYLEMLVPLSFWNDTFANTGWQGSWTVFYWAWTITWSPFVGIFIARISKGRTIREFILGVLAAPTAFSVVWFSVFGLSAFDIERNQGGGLVDEVVTQEDIPGSLFAFLEHFPLTTVVSVVAILIVIIFFTTSSDSASLVVDMLCSGKSDNPTRQRVFWGITEGVVAATVLTASGVGGLDALQQTIIVFGLPFFVIGFFMMVGLVRSLHAEFAEGSGLQRERKAPLATRARRIQRRYRRLGEAGSRAGERNGGNGTGDGGPR; encoded by the coding sequence ATGTTCCAAAAGCTGGCGCAAAGACTGGGGCTCGAGACGAACCCGGCGATCTTCTTCGTGTCCGCCGCGTTGACCATCGTTTTCGTGGTGTCCGCGATCTTCTTCACCGACACGGTGGACGCCGTCTTCGGAACCACCTCCGGCTGGATCCTCACCAACCTGGGATGGTTCTACATCCTCGGTGTGACCACCTTCCTCATCTTCCTGGTCTGGATCGCGTTCAGCAGGTTCGGGCGGGTACGACTGGGGCCGCCGGAGAGCACGCCCGACTACAGCAACTCCGCCTGGTTCGCCATGCTGTTCGCCGCCGGCATCGGCAGCATCCTGATGTTCTGGGGAGTGGCCGAACCCATCAGCCACTACGCCGAGCCGCCGCGCTCCGACGTCGGCCCGCAGACCATCGAGGCGGCCGAGGAGGCGATGGGCTTCACGCTCTACCACTTCGGCCTGCACACCTGGACGATCTTCTGTCTGCCCGGGCTCGCCTTCGCCTACTTCGTGTACCGCAAGGGCCTGCCCTTCCGGGTCAGCTCCGTCTTCCAGCCCTTCCTCGGGGACCGGATCAACGGCCCCATCGGGCGGACCATCGACATCGTCGCGGTCCTGGGCACCCTGTTCGGCGTCGCCGTCACCATCGGCCTGGGCACCCTCCAGATGAACAGCGGCCTCAACACCCTGTTCGGCCTGGAGGAGAGCCGCGTCAGCCAACTGATCCTCATCGCGATCGTCACCACCGTCGCCGTGATCTCCGTGGCCACCGGCCTCGACGTCGGCATCAAGTGGCTGTCCACGATCAACATCTACATGGCCGTGGGGCTGCTGGTCTTCGTCTTCCTCGCCGGCTCGACGCTCTACCTGGCCAAGGGGGTCATCGAGACCACCGGCGTCTACCTGGAGATGCTGGTCCCGCTGTCGTTCTGGAACGACACCTTCGCCAACACCGGCTGGCAGGGCTCCTGGACCGTCTTCTACTGGGCGTGGACCATCACCTGGTCGCCCTTCGTCGGCATCTTCATCGCGCGCATCTCCAAGGGCCGGACCATCCGGGAGTTCATCCTCGGCGTGCTGGCCGCGCCCACCGCGTTCAGCGTCGTGTGGTTCAGCGTGTTCGGCCTGTCGGCCTTCGACATCGAGCGCAACCAGGGCGGCGGCCTGGTGGACGAGGTGGTCACGCAGGAGGACATCCCCGGTTCCCTGTTCGCCTTCCTGGAGCACTTCCCGCTGACCACGGTCGTGTCGGTGGTGGCCATCCTCATCGTCATCATCTTCTTCACCACGTCCTCGGACTCGGCCTCCCTGGTGGTGGACATGCTCTGCTCCGGCAAGAGCGACAACCCCACCCGGCAGCGGGTGTTCTGGGGGATCACCGAGGGCGTCGTCGCCGCGACCGTGCTCACCGCCTCCGGCGTGGGCGGCCTGGACGCCCTGCAACAGACGATCATCGTGTTCGGGCTGCCCTTCTTCGTGATCGGCTTCTTCATGATGGTGGGGCTGGTGCGCTCGCTGCACGCCGAGTTCGCGGAGGGGTCGGGCCTTCAGCGCGAACGCAAGGCTCCGCTGGCCACCAGGGCGCGCAGGATCCAGCGGCGGTACCGGCGCCTGGGCGAGGCCGGGTCCCGCGCCGGCGAGCGCAACGGGGGCAACGGCACCGGTGACGGCGGTCCGCGGTAG
- a CDS encoding GNAT family N-acetyltransferase gives MNEGITINRARAEDVAAIVAMLADDELGARREDPGNPAPYLAAFEVIDADPHQFLAVARRGDRVVGTLQLTFLPGLSHRGATRAQVEAVRVHSDVRGGGLGTDLLAWAEEEARRRGAAMLQLTSDASREDAHRFYERLGYTASHVGFKKRLG, from the coding sequence TTGAACGAGGGCATCACCATCAACCGGGCCCGCGCCGAGGACGTGGCGGCGATCGTCGCCATGCTCGCCGACGACGAACTGGGCGCCCGACGCGAGGATCCCGGGAACCCGGCCCCCTACCTGGCGGCCTTCGAGGTGATCGACGCCGACCCGCACCAGTTCCTGGCGGTGGCCCGCCGCGGGGACCGGGTGGTGGGAACCCTCCAGCTGACCTTCCTGCCGGGCCTGTCCCACCGGGGCGCCACCCGCGCCCAGGTGGAGGCGGTGCGGGTGCACTCGGACGTGCGCGGCGGCGGTCTGGGCACCGACCTGCTGGCCTGGGCCGAGGAGGAGGCCCGCCGCCGGGGAGCCGCCATGCTCCAGCTGACCTCGGACGCCTCGCGGGAGGACGCCCACCGCTTCTACGAGCGGTTGGGGTACACCGCCTCCCACGTCGGCTTCAAGAAGCGGCTCGGCTGA
- a CDS encoding HAD-IA family hydrolase, whose amino-acid sequence MGGYDEATVLFDLDGVLVDSTASIRAGLTAWAVERGLDVGAVLEHHHGRTDVDLARLFAPHLDPLAEAPRIEDHEAAAGGGVRGVPGARELLSELDAHGRPWAIVTSGSDRIARSRIAAAGLPLPRVLVTADQVARGKPHPAPYLLGAERMGVAPGRCVVVEDSVSGVRSGLDAGMPVVAVASTTDPGDLAHATTVVADLEAVAALLFP is encoded by the coding sequence GTGGGCGGCTACGACGAGGCGACCGTGCTGTTCGACCTGGACGGCGTGCTGGTGGACTCCACGGCGAGCATCCGCGCGGGGCTGACCGCGTGGGCCGTGGAACGCGGCCTGGACGTCGGCGCGGTGCTCGAACACCACCACGGGCGGACCGACGTGGACCTGGCCCGCCTCTTCGCCCCGCACCTGGACCCGCTGGCCGAGGCGCCGCGGATCGAGGACCACGAGGCCGCCGCCGGGGGCGGCGTCCGGGGCGTGCCCGGCGCACGCGAACTCCTGAGCGAACTCGACGCGCACGGACGCCCCTGGGCGATCGTCACGTCCGGGAGCGACCGGATCGCGCGTTCGCGGATCGCGGCGGCGGGGCTGCCCCTCCCCCGCGTGCTGGTGACCGCCGACCAGGTGGCCCGGGGCAAGCCCCACCCGGCCCCGTACCTGCTGGGAGCCGAGCGCATGGGGGTCGCCCCCGGGCGGTGCGTGGTGGTGGAGGACTCCGTGAGCGGCGTCCGCTCCGGCCTGGACGCGGGCATGCCCGTGGTGGCCGTGGCCTCCACGACCGACCCCGGGGACCTCGCGCACGCGACCACCGTGGTGGCGGACCTCGAAGCCGTGGCCGCGCTGCTGTTCCCCTAA
- a CDS encoding LysR family transcriptional regulator, whose product MSYRNVNGSGTAADPRPGGPLDLQQLRTFLAVHRSGSFTAAAQLLRLSQPTVTTQIRSLERRLGHPLFERLPRGVAPTAEANDLAARVAGPLDALEVVAGRDGGGASASPAPLRVAGPAEALHALVLPALAPLVEGGLRLRVRTGPAEDLLEELRRDRHDLVVSAVRPRGRTLVAEPLADEEFVLVASPAWADRIGRDRLLRQGASALCAVPLVAHDDELSVLRRYWRQVFGVRLTCAPAVTAPDLRGVVSAVTAGAGVTVLPRHLCRETLAEGRLVALLAPEEPPVTTLYLVRRPGVADNPCLEEVHRRLVAAARAC is encoded by the coding sequence GTGAGCTATAGGAATGTCAATGGTTCGGGCACGGCGGCCGATCCGCGGCCCGGCGGGCCGCTCGATCTGCAGCAGTTGAGGACCTTCCTGGCGGTACACCGGTCGGGGTCCTTCACCGCCGCCGCGCAGTTGCTGCGGCTGTCGCAGCCCACGGTCACCACCCAGATCCGTTCCCTGGAGCGGCGGCTCGGACACCCCCTCTTCGAGAGGCTGCCCCGGGGGGTGGCCCCGACCGCCGAGGCCAACGACCTGGCCGCGCGCGTGGCCGGGCCCCTGGACGCGCTGGAGGTGGTCGCCGGGCGCGACGGCGGCGGCGCGTCCGCGTCGCCCGCGCCGCTGCGCGTGGCGGGCCCCGCCGAGGCGCTGCACGCGCTGGTGCTGCCCGCGCTCGCGCCCCTGGTGGAGGGCGGCCTGCGGCTGCGCGTGCGCACCGGTCCGGCCGAGGACCTGCTGGAGGAGCTGCGCCGGGACCGGCACGACCTGGTGGTGTCCGCGGTGCGGCCGCGGGGGCGGACCCTGGTCGCCGAACCCCTCGCCGACGAGGAGTTCGTGCTGGTGGCGTCGCCGGCGTGGGCGGACCGGATCGGCCGCGACCGGCTCCTGCGCCAGGGCGCCTCCGCGCTGTGCGCGGTCCCGCTGGTGGCCCACGACGACGAGTTGTCGGTCCTGCGCCGCTACTGGCGGCAGGTGTTCGGGGTGCGGCTGACGTGTGCGCCCGCGGTCACCGCGCCCGACCTGCGCGGGGTGGTGTCGGCCGTCACGGCGGGGGCGGGGGTGACGGTGCTGCCGCGCCACCTGTGCCGGGAGACGCTGGCCGAGGGGCGCCTGGTGGCGCTCCTGGCCCCGGAGGAGCCGCCGGTCACCACGTTGTACCTGGTACGGCGCCCGGGGGTGGCGGACAACCCGTGCCTGGAGGAGGTGCACCGGCGCCTGGTGGCGGCCGCCCGCGCCTGTTGA
- a CDS encoding endonuclease/exonuclease/phosphatase family protein → MERVQAPGSGTGPAGGGASGASGASGRSPAVTVLVALAAAGLAVFSLLRVLGLERGWPLVPALAFTPYALAAAPLAAVVAGLLRRWGSMAVLTAVTLALAAVVVPRAVPFGVTSAGGPVVRIMTLNTLGGGADAARVVSLVRDREVDVLTLQEVTPDLVRELSAAGLDDLLPHAVDRSDPRGVHGSTVHSALPLTDTGGGEAGHDTFAMPTAVVRLPEDGDGDGEDDVLEVTSVHVPPPLSPAYTASWRGELEGLAEVGDPDTMRVLAGDFNATLDHAALREVLEAGYLSSAAVLGEGLEPTWPVGRAVPGLAIDHVLVHPRMGVDGLEVVEVTGTDHRAVLVEVSLPSPR, encoded by the coding sequence ATGGAACGCGTACAGGCACCGGGAAGCGGCACGGGACCGGCGGGCGGTGGGGCCTCCGGGGCCTCCGGGGCCTCCGGCCGCTCCCCCGCGGTGACGGTCCTGGTCGCGCTGGCCGCGGCGGGGCTCGCGGTGTTCTCCCTGCTGCGGGTCCTGGGCCTGGAACGGGGCTGGCCCCTGGTGCCCGCGCTGGCCTTCACGCCCTACGCGCTGGCCGCCGCGCCGCTGGCGGCGGTGGTGGCCGGGCTGCTGCGGCGCTGGGGGTCCATGGCGGTCCTGACCGCGGTGACGTTGGCGCTGGCCGCCGTGGTCGTGCCCCGCGCTGTGCCGTTCGGCGTGACCTCGGCGGGCGGTCCGGTCGTGCGGATCATGACCCTGAACACGCTCGGCGGCGGCGCCGACGCGGCGCGGGTGGTGTCGCTGGTGCGCGACCGGGAGGTGGACGTGCTCACCCTCCAGGAGGTCACCCCCGACCTGGTGCGCGAGCTGTCCGCCGCCGGGCTGGACGACCTGCTGCCGCACGCCGTCGACCGCTCCGACCCCCGGGGCGTGCACGGGAGCACCGTCCACTCGGCCCTCCCGCTCACCGACACCGGCGGCGGGGAGGCGGGCCACGACACGTTCGCGATGCCGACCGCCGTCGTGCGGCTGCCCGAGGACGGCGACGGGGACGGGGAGGACGACGTGCTGGAGGTGACGTCGGTGCACGTCCCGCCTCCGCTGTCCCCCGCCTACACCGCCTCCTGGCGCGGGGAGCTGGAGGGCTTGGCCGAGGTGGGCGACCCGGACACGATGCGGGTCCTGGCCGGGGACTTCAACGCCACGCTCGACCACGCGGCGCTGCGCGAGGTCCTGGAGGCGGGGTACCTGAGCTCGGCCGCGGTCCTGGGTGAGGGGTTGGAGCCCACGTGGCCGGTGGGGCGAGCGGTGCCGGGCCTGGCCATCGACCACGTGCTGGTGCACCCCCGGATGGGCGTCGACGGCCTGGAGGTCGTGGAGGTGACCGGCACTGACCACAGGGCGGTGCTGGTCGAGGTGTCCCTGCCCTCGCCCCGGTAG
- a CDS encoding AraC family transcriptional regulator has translation MDPLVHLLDGPRARGAFTLRTVMSPPWGIDIRDEAALTLVVVTSGRAWVAANGEEAEAGPGDLVLVRGPEPYVIADSPGREPTVTALPGARCVARDGAEVHVSMSHGVGTWGNDPDGTDTMVVGAYLDDSEVGRLALAALPSLAVLPEGRVDPALVELLAREITTGHVAQTSLNDRLLDCLLVMAVRAWLEDNPDSAPNWLTARSDPVVARALELVHERVADPWTLESLAGECAVSRATLAARFQRAVGTPPMTYLRTWRLTVACDLLTASPGLGLEAVAARVGYGSAFAFSSAFKNHTGASPSAYRAARAERVPQEA, from the coding sequence ATGGACCCCCTCGTGCACCTCCTGGACGGACCACGCGCGCGCGGCGCCTTCACCCTGCGCACCGTCATGAGCCCGCCCTGGGGCATCGACATCCGCGACGAGGCCGCGCTCACCCTGGTCGTGGTCACCTCCGGGCGCGCCTGGGTGGCGGCGAACGGAGAGGAGGCCGAGGCCGGTCCCGGCGACCTGGTGCTCGTGCGCGGCCCGGAGCCCTACGTGATCGCCGACAGCCCGGGCCGGGAGCCCACCGTCACCGCTCTGCCGGGTGCGCGGTGCGTGGCCCGCGACGGCGCGGAGGTCCACGTGTCCATGAGCCACGGCGTCGGCACCTGGGGGAACGACCCCGACGGCACCGACACCATGGTCGTGGGCGCCTACCTGGACGACAGCGAGGTCGGCCGCCTCGCCCTGGCCGCGCTGCCGTCGCTGGCGGTGCTCCCCGAGGGCCGGGTCGACCCCGCGCTGGTGGAACTGCTCGCACGCGAGATCACCACCGGCCACGTCGCCCAGACCAGCCTCAACGACCGGCTCCTGGACTGCCTGCTGGTGATGGCGGTGCGCGCCTGGCTGGAGGACAACCCCGACAGCGCGCCCAACTGGCTCACCGCCCGCAGCGACCCCGTCGTCGCGCGGGCGCTGGAGCTGGTCCACGAGCGCGTCGCCGACCCCTGGACGCTGGAGTCCCTGGCGGGGGAGTGCGCGGTCTCCCGCGCCACCCTGGCCGCGCGCTTCCAGCGGGCCGTGGGCACCCCTCCGATGACCTACCTGCGCACCTGGCGGCTGACGGTGGCCTGCGACCTGCTCACCGCCAGCCCGGGGCTGGGCCTGGAGGCCGTGGCCGCACGGGTGGGCTACGGGAGCGCGTTCGCGTTCAGTTCCGCGTTCAAGAACCACACGGGCGCGAGCCCGTCCGCGTACCGGGCCGCCCGGGCCGAACGCGTGCCGCAGGAGGCCTGA
- a CDS encoding class I SAM-dependent methyltransferase encodes MTDSTQAFDQLSEGYRRFRPGYPRALLDRLRAHVLAGERSSWPEPWLLLDVGAGTGISTRALRRVFGPDPRVVGVEPGRSMRAAAAEEPDGVEYVDGRAEEVPFPDASASLVLAAQAVHWFDRPAFYAEAARLLLPGGTVAVLNNDRDWTASAFVDAHESLMEEYGDDYRRDYRAYDTVAEMEAQDGLSNATEFTTAWTRELDTAGFVGSALSSSRMAAVVRDIGEERTRAALTELVAAHFPDGNVRVPYVTRLHLARRTP; translated from the coding sequence ATGACCGACAGCACCCAGGCGTTCGACCAGCTCAGCGAGGGCTATCGCCGTTTCCGGCCGGGATACCCCCGTGCCCTGCTCGACCGGTTGCGCGCCCACGTCCTCGCCGGTGAGCGGAGTTCCTGGCCCGAGCCCTGGCTCCTGCTCGACGTCGGCGCGGGGACGGGCATCTCCACCCGCGCCCTGCGCCGCGTCTTCGGTCCGGATCCTCGTGTGGTCGGCGTCGAGCCGGGGCGTTCCATGCGGGCCGCCGCCGCCGAGGAACCCGACGGGGTCGAGTACGTGGACGGCCGTGCCGAGGAGGTCCCCTTCCCCGACGCGTCGGCCTCCCTCGTGCTGGCCGCACAGGCCGTCCACTGGTTCGACCGGCCCGCCTTCTACGCCGAGGCCGCGCGCCTGCTCCTGCCCGGCGGCACCGTCGCGGTCCTCAACAACGACCGCGACTGGACGGCCAGTGCGTTCGTCGACGCCCACGAGAGCCTGATGGAGGAGTACGGCGACGACTACCGGCGCGACTACCGCGCCTACGACACCGTCGCCGAGATGGAAGCCCAAGACGGCCTTTCCAACGCCACCGAGTTCACCACCGCCTGGACGCGCGAACTCGACACCGCGGGCTTCGTCGGGAGCGCGCTGTCCTCCAGCAGGATGGCCGCCGTGGTCCGCGACATCGGCGAGGAGCGCACCCGGGCCGCCCTCACCGAGCTCGTCGCCGCGCACTTCCCCGACGGGAACGTGCGCGTCCCCTACGTCACGCGGCTCCACCTGGCCCGCCGGACGCCGTAG
- a CDS encoding alpha/beta fold hydrolase: MTVVPHRTARVYRSDNAERSVHAWCHKALSQWPELGPLPPVETRLGSTQAFRSAGGPGTPVLVLSGTNFNAAATVPAARALSADRPVLLVDLPGQPGLSCSQRVGGARIETYGAWLDELLPQITDRPVLVLGHSRGAAIALASTPSPLVAGILLLNPAGLTAAGVSSESMRATLPWMIHPNEQTSGRLVEFLSGPSTECDKHRAEAEWLTLVARYCRAGSTPSPLPAEHFRAWAHTPVAVATGSHDPFFSPARLHGPARRFLDADVHTIEGAGHLSLYEQPERVRELLGALDS; the protein is encoded by the coding sequence ATGACCGTCGTCCCGCACCGCACCGCGCGCGTGTACCGCTCCGACAACGCCGAGCGCTCCGTGCACGCCTGGTGCCACAAAGCCCTGAGCCAGTGGCCCGAACTCGGACCCCTCCCGCCCGTGGAGACCCGTCTGGGCAGCACGCAGGCCTTCCGCTCCGCGGGCGGCCCCGGCACCCCGGTGCTGGTGCTCTCGGGTACCAACTTCAACGCGGCCGCCACGGTGCCCGCGGCCCGCGCGCTGTCCGCGGACCGGCCGGTGCTGCTGGTCGACCTGCCCGGGCAGCCGGGCCTGAGCTGCAGCCAGAGGGTCGGCGGCGCCAGGATCGAGACCTACGGCGCGTGGCTCGACGAGCTCCTGCCCCAGATCACCGACCGGCCCGTCCTCGTGCTGGGGCACTCGCGCGGCGCCGCCATCGCGCTCGCCTCCACGCCGTCCCCGCTGGTCGCCGGGATCCTGCTGCTCAACCCGGCCGGTCTGACCGCGGCCGGGGTCAGCTCCGAGTCCATGCGCGCCACCCTGCCGTGGATGATCCACCCCAACGAGCAGACCAGCGGGCGCCTGGTGGAGTTCCTCAGCGGCCCCTCCACCGAGTGCGACAAGCACCGGGCCGAGGCTGAGTGGCTGACCCTGGTGGCCCGGTACTGCCGCGCGGGATCCACCCCCAGCCCGCTGCCCGCGGAGCACTTCCGCGCCTGGGCCCACACCCCGGTCGCCGTCGCGACCGGGTCGCACGACCCGTTCTTCTCGCCAGCGCGCCTGCACGGCCCGGCCCGCCGGTTCCTGGACGCCGACGTCCACACCATCGAGGGCGCGGGGCACCTGTCGCTGTACGAGCAGCCGGAGCGTGTGCGCGAGCTGCTGGGTGCACTCGACTCCTGA
- a CDS encoding aldo/keto reductase has product MQHVTLNNGLTMPQLGFGVWQVPDDEARAAVATALETGYRSIDTARVYDNERGTGRALAESGIAREELFVTTKLWNDEQGYDSTLKAFDASLDRLGLDYVDLYLIHWPCPGQDAYVESWKAMERIHAEGRARSIGVSNFTEQTLDRLVAETDVVPVLNQIELHPYFSQGAMRAVNARHGLLTEAWSPLGQGKGLLEDPELTALGEKHGRSAAQVVLRWHLQLGNVVIPKSVTPSRIRENFDVFGFELSAEDMDRVSALDRGGRIGSDPATVG; this is encoded by the coding sequence ATGCAGCACGTCACGCTGAACAACGGCCTCACCATGCCCCAACTCGGGTTCGGCGTCTGGCAGGTTCCCGACGACGAGGCCCGGGCCGCGGTCGCGACCGCCCTGGAGACCGGGTACCGCAGCATCGACACCGCCAGGGTCTACGACAACGAGCGGGGCACGGGCCGGGCCCTGGCCGAGTCGGGCATCGCCCGCGAGGAGCTGTTCGTCACCACCAAGCTGTGGAACGACGAGCAGGGCTACGACAGCACCCTCAAGGCCTTCGACGCCAGCCTGGACCGCCTCGGCCTGGACTACGTGGACCTGTACCTGATCCACTGGCCCTGCCCCGGGCAGGACGCCTACGTCGAGAGCTGGAAGGCGATGGAGCGCATCCACGCCGAGGGCCGCGCCAGGTCCATCGGCGTGTCCAACTTCACCGAGCAGACCCTGGACCGCCTGGTCGCGGAGACCGACGTCGTCCCGGTCCTCAACCAGATCGAGCTGCACCCCTACTTCTCGCAGGGGGCCATGCGGGCCGTCAACGCCCGCCACGGCCTCCTCACCGAGGCCTGGAGCCCGCTGGGCCAGGGCAAGGGGCTGCTGGAGGACCCGGAGCTGACCGCCCTCGGCGAGAAGCACGGCAGGTCGGCGGCGCAGGTCGTGCTGCGCTGGCACCTCCAGCTCGGCAACGTCGTGATCCCCAAGTCGGTGACCCCGTCCCGGATCCGCGAGAACTTCGACGTGTTCGGCTTCGAGCTGTCCGCCGAGGACATGGACCGGGTCTCGGCCCTCGACCGGGGCGGCCGGATCGGCTCGGACCCCGCCACGGTCGGCTGA